A single Thermoanaerobacter uzonensis DSM 18761 DNA region contains:
- the ispE gene encoding 4-(cytidine 5'-diphospho)-2-C-methyl-D-erythritol kinase, producing MKKIKAKAYAKINLSLDVLGKREDGYHEISTVMQSIDLADILEFETSEIVKVFCSDHRVPEGEDNLIVKVINLLKEKYQIEEGVLVKLDKKIPLAAGLAGGSADAAATIVALDKLWNLNMSKEEKKEIALKVGADVPFCLEGGTKLAKGIGEIFENLKVPSMSLLLAKPDIEISTKEIYDKWDRLNFKSHHATFLVVQAIQEGNIYKIAENIKNDLELVTSRECEVINQIKEELLKKGALGCAMSGSGPTVYGIFDDLERLKRAYEDLKEVYSFVFFSKTIDKGLELYE from the coding sequence ATGAAAAAAATCAAAGCAAAAGCCTATGCTAAAATTAATTTATCTTTAGATGTATTAGGAAAAAGAGAAGATGGATATCATGAAATTTCTACAGTGATGCAATCGATTGATTTGGCTGATATTTTGGAGTTTGAAACAAGCGAAATAGTCAAGGTTTTTTGTAGTGATCATAGAGTACCAGAGGGAGAAGATAATTTAATAGTGAAGGTCATCAACCTTCTAAAAGAAAAATACCAAATAGAAGAAGGAGTGTTGGTCAAGCTTGACAAGAAAATCCCTTTAGCTGCCGGCCTTGCTGGGGGAAGTGCTGATGCTGCTGCTACAATTGTGGCATTAGATAAATTATGGAATTTGAATATGTCAAAAGAAGAAAAAAAAGAAATTGCTCTGAAAGTCGGAGCAGATGTTCCTTTCTGTCTGGAAGGTGGGACAAAGCTTGCGAAAGGCATAGGGGAAATATTTGAAAATTTAAAGGTTCCATCTATGAGTTTACTTCTTGCAAAACCTGATATTGAAATTTCCACAAAAGAAATTTATGATAAATGGGACAGGCTTAATTTTAAAAGTCACCATGCTACTTTTTTAGTTGTTCAAGCTATACAAGAAGGAAACATATATAAAATTGCAGAAAATATAAAAAACGATTTAGAATTAGTAACTTCTCGGGAATGTGAAGTTATTAATCAAATAAAAGAGGAATTGCTTAAAAAAGGTGCGTTAGGATGTGCTATGTCAGGTAGTGGTCCCACTGTTTATGGAATTTTTGACGATTTAGAGAGACTTAAGAGAGCTTATGAGGATTTAAAAGAAGTTTACAGTTTTGTGTTTTTTTCAAAAACTATAGATAAGGGGTTAGAATTGTATGAATGA
- a CDS encoding nucleotidyltransferase family protein, with translation MNAIILAGSTKEDKLPDKAFVKINGKYMVSYVIEALRGCDKIDKIAVVGDTEKLKKVAGIDVIIEQADNIMDNVLKGVEPFKNDKRVLILTCDIPMLTKEAVCDFIEKSEATGADLCYPIVRKEDNLKKFPEAKRTYARVKEGVFTGGNIFYVNPGIIDRLIKDAKQFIAYRKKPWKLGKLLGGKILFLFLIGRLSISHIEKKAEELFNIKGKAIISKYPEIGNDVDKEEDVVMATKYLSRK, from the coding sequence GTGAATGCCATAATTTTGGCCGGCAGTACTAAAGAGGACAAATTACCTGATAAAGCCTTTGTTAAAATAAATGGGAAGTATATGGTCTCTTATGTAATTGAGGCTTTAAGAGGTTGTGATAAAATAGATAAAATTGCAGTAGTTGGAGATACCGAAAAGCTTAAAAAAGTAGCAGGGATAGATGTTATCATTGAACAAGCTGACAATATAATGGACAATGTTTTGAAGGGGGTGGAGCCTTTTAAAAATGACAAAAGAGTCTTGATTCTTACTTGTGATATTCCTATGTTGACTAAAGAAGCAGTTTGTGATTTTATTGAAAAGTCAGAGGCTACAGGAGCGGACTTATGTTATCCTATTGTTAGAAAAGAAGATAATTTAAAAAAATTTCCTGAGGCTAAAAGGACTTATGCACGGGTGAAAGAAGGAGTTTTTACAGGAGGCAATATTTTTTATGTTAACCCCGGAATCATAGATAGATTAATAAAAGATGCGAAACAATTTATAGCTTATAGGAAAAAACCATGGAAATTAGGAAAATTATTAGGAGGAAAGATATTATTTTTATTTTTAATAGGGAGACTTTCGATTTCTCATATTGAGAAAAAAGCAGAAGAGTTATTTAACATAAAAGGGAAGGCTATCATATCTAAATATCCAGAAATAGGTAACGATGTTGATAAAGAAGAAGATGTAGTAATGGCAACTAAATATCTCAGTCGAAAATAG
- a CDS encoding CLC_0170 family protein has translation MYSLLHFVIQYFTVYMFANVFIVGIYETFIEPKFLERKGLDRDSKLCRWIGLFYIFIGIVAVILRTFFPM, from the coding sequence ATGTATAGCTTATTGCATTTTGTAATACAATATTTTACAGTTTATATGTTTGCTAATGTATTCATTGTAGGGATTTATGAGACTTTTATTGAGCCTAAATTTTTAGAGAGGAAAGGACTAGACAGAGATTCTAAGCTGTGTAGGTGGATTGGATTATTTTATATTTTCATTGGAATAGTTGCTGTTATTTTACGAACCTTTTTCCCTATGTAA
- a CDS encoding GntR family transcriptional regulator, with protein MNDFLPLENYKPLRDVVFDYMKDAIITGKLKPGERLMEVQLAEKLGVSRTPVREAIRKLELEGLVVMVPRKGAYVADLDAKDLLNVLEVRSSLEGLAASLAAERITEEEIDKLKRIVEEFQKKIEEGDNEGLIKLDKEFHDLIFAASRNDKLIQIMNNLQEHVHRFRVRYINEEKKAKKIHQEHKKITEAIEARDTDAARRWAEKHIRNFQTEVVKDIKYFSYKE; from the coding sequence ATGAATGATTTTCTTCCATTGGAAAATTACAAACCGTTAAGAGATGTAGTTTTTGATTACATGAAAGATGCCATAATTACAGGTAAGTTAAAACCTGGAGAGAGACTTATGGAAGTTCAACTGGCAGAAAAGCTGGGAGTAAGTCGGACTCCAGTGAGAGAGGCGATTAGAAAATTAGAGCTTGAGGGGCTAGTTGTTATGGTTCCTCGAAAGGGAGCTTATGTAGCAGATTTGGATGCAAAAGACCTTTTGAATGTTTTAGAAGTAAGAAGTTCGTTAGAAGGATTAGCTGCTTCTCTAGCTGCTGAAAGAATAACGGAGGAGGAAATTGATAAATTAAAAAGAATTGTAGAAGAATTTCAAAAAAAGATAGAAGAAGGTGATAATGAAGGATTAATAAAATTGGATAAGGAATTTCATGACTTAATTTTTGCTGCTTCTCGTAATGACAAATTAATACAAATAATGAATAATTTACAAGAACATGTACACAGATTTAGAGTCAGATATATAAATGAAGAGAAAAAAGCGAAAAAAATACATCAAGAGCATAAAAAAATTACAGAAGCTATCGAAGCAAGAGATACAGATGCTGCAAGAAGATGGGCAGAGAAGCATATACGCAATTTCCAGACAGAGGTTGTAAAAGACATAAAGTATTTTAGTTACAAGGAGTGA